The following is a genomic window from Helicobacter sp. NHP19-003.
GCGTTGTGGTTCACTCTGCCCGTGCTGGTGTTTTCGTTTAACCACAGCGCAATCGTATCTACTTTCGCCCAAGCGGTGGAAAAACACTATGGAGAGCTCAAACACTACAAGACCAACCAAATTGAGTTGTTAAACACCTCGCTCTTGCTTTTCTTTGTGATGTTCTTTGTGTTCTCTTGCATTCTCTGCCTAGACCCTACAGATTTTGCCAAAGCTAGAGCGCAAAACATCCCCATTTTGAGCTACTTTGCCAACACCCTGCACAATCCCTTCATTGGTTATGCGGGTCCGGTTGTGGCGTTTTTGGCGATCACCACTTCTTTTTTCGGGCATTACTATGGGGCCAAAGAGGGCTTAAAGGGCTTGATTGTGCAAATATTCACCAAGGATAAACTCAACACCCACCACCACCGCCGAATCGATGCGTGGACCACCATATTTTTTTGGACCAGCATCATTGTGGTTGCCTACTACAACCCCAGCATTTTGAGCTTCATTGAGGATTTGGGCGGGCCCGCTTTGGCCACCATCACCTTCATCTTGCCCATTGTAGCGATGTATGCCCTGCCCTCCATGAAGGAATTTAGAAGCCCGCTTGCCGATGGTTTCATCTTTTTAACCGGCGTACTCACCGTCTTAAACGCCATCATCAATATTGTTAAATGAGGTAGCATGACACAACAAGAAATTTACAGCCAGTCCATCACTGCTATTTTTAAAATAGGCATCGGCCCCAGTTCTTCGCACACCATAGGCCCTATGGATGCTTGTGTGCGCTTTTGTCAACTCTTGCAAGAAAAACAAATCCTTGAGGAGGTGGCTAGGGTGCAGGTGATCTTGCATGGCTCGTTGGCTTTGACTGGCAAGGGGCATTTAACGGATTTAGCCTGCGTGGTTGGCTTAAGCGGGGTGAGTGCTAAAGAAGTGAGCGTGTCCCAAAGGCAAGAAATTTTACAAAAAGCGATTAAAGAACACACCTTGTACTTAGCCAAGAGCAAGAATGTTTCTTTTAATCTTGAAGAGGATATTCTCTTTGAACCCAAGGTCTTGAGTTTGCACGAAAATGGCATGGAGGTGTGTGCTTTCAACAGCAAACAAGATTTATTGCTCAAGGAAATTTATTATTCCACAGGGGGCGGGTTTATTTACACAGAAGAGGAGCTCAAAAATAAGAAAGCCGACTCGGCCAAACCCCAACACAACGCTTTTGATTTTTCTAGTGCCAAAGAATTAGTGGAGTTGTGTGAAAAGCACCACACACACATCGCCGGTATTGTAGATTTACACGAGAGTACACTATTTGGACAAAATTATGCCCGCACCTACTGCCTAGAAATTTACAAAGCGATGCTAGAGTGCTATAAAAGTGGCGTGTCTTCGCAAGAAAAACAGCTCCCCGGCTACATCGGTATGGCGCGCCTAGCCCCCAAAGTCCACGCCCGCTTGAGCCAGCACCCTAGCCAAGCCGACCCACTTGCCATGGTGGACTACGCCACGCTCTACGCGCGGGCGGTGAGTGAAGAAAATGCCTGCGGGCACAAGGTCGTTACTGCCCCCACGAATGGAGCTTGCGGGGTGGTACCGGCGGTGCTGCTCTATTGCCACCACCACATTAAACCTTTGGAAACCGAGCAAATCGTGGATTTCTTGCTCACTTGTGCAGCAGTGGGGTATTTATACAAAAAGAACGCCTCTTTGAGCGGAGCGGAGGCGGGTTGCCAAGCCGAAGTGGGTACCGCCTCTTCAATGGCAGCAGCAGGCTTTGCCTTTGTCTTGGGTGGTAATGTGCGCCAAGTTTTGAGCGCTGCCGAGATTGCGATGGAGCACCATTTGGGCTTGACCTGCGACCCTGTAGGCGGGTTGGTACAAATCCCCTGCATTGAGCGCAATGTCGTGGGGACGATCAAGGCGATTTCTTCAGCCCGCCTAGCCCTAGAAGATGGCTACCAAGCTAAAGTGAGCCTAGATGATGTGATCTCTACGATGTATGAAGTCGGCAAGGCACTAGACTCTAAATACAAAGAAACTTCGCTAGGCGGATTAGCCACGCATGTACACATCCCCAAATGTTAGGGGGGGGCTTGACTTTTTCAAAGAAGCAGGCTATAATGGCACTTTTTCGTTGGAGTATCGCCAAGTGGTAAGGCAGCAGGTTTTGGTCCTGCCATTCGGAGGTTCGAATCCTTCTACTCCAACCATCTTCTTTAAGCAACGCGGGATAGAGCAGTCCGGTAGCTCGTTGGGCTCATAACCCAAAGGTCGGTGGTTCGAATCCACCTCCCGCAACCAACTACACGAGCTTTTTAAATTCCGCTTCGATGATGTTTTTTGTGTCGGGCTCGACCAATCTTTGCCCCACTTCTTTGCCATCTTTGTAGAAAATTAAAGTCGGGATGCGTTTAATGCCTAGACTTTCTCTTAAATCTTCGCTTTGGTCAAAATCCACTTTAAAGATTTTCACTTGGCTGTAATCCTTGGCTAAAGCGTCCATCATGGGGGAAATTTTGCGGCAATCTGGACACCAATTTGCCCCCACATCGACCACCACCGCTCCCTGACTTATCTTTTCTTGATAATTTTGGCTTGTTAAAACTTCCATTTAAATCCTTATCTATAAAATTAGGTTCAAAGCATAACCTGAAACAACTAAGTTTAAGGTTAAGAAAACCGTACATAAAAAGGCTATAAT
Proteins encoded in this region:
- a CDS encoding aromatic amino acid transport family protein, with translation MAQADKRLNLFDIRWMWSLFGTAVGAGILFLPIQAGEHGFWPVVLMAVLSFPMTWLSHRALARFVNAIGNQDITHAATRLGKKVGFLITLMYFFALYPICLAYGVGITNTVESFFTNQLGLHYFENNRFFLAEHLITGMIFVMLFNTKIVTRVANALVYPLALILLVFSLYLIPYWKTAMLAEIPSFKGFFAALWFTLPVLVFSFNHSAIVSTFAQAVEKHYGELKHYKTNQIELLNTSLLLFFVMFFVFSCILCLDPTDFAKARAQNIPILSYFANTLHNPFIGYAGPVVAFLAITTSFFGHYYGAKEGLKGLIVQIFTKDKLNTHHHRRIDAWTTIFFWTSIIVVAYYNPSILSFIEDLGGPALATITFILPIVAMYALPSMKEFRSPLADGFIFLTGVLTVLNAIINIVK
- a CDS encoding L-serine ammonia-lyase, translating into MYSQSITAIFKIGIGPSSSHTIGPMDACVRFCQLLQEKQILEEVARVQVILHGSLALTGKGHLTDLACVVGLSGVSAKEVSVSQRQEILQKAIKEHTLYLAKSKNVSFNLEEDILFEPKVLSLHENGMEVCAFNSKQDLLLKEIYYSTGGGFIYTEEELKNKKADSAKPQHNAFDFSSAKELVELCEKHHTHIAGIVDLHESTLFGQNYARTYCLEIYKAMLECYKSGVSSQEKQLPGYIGMARLAPKVHARLSQHPSQADPLAMVDYATLYARAVSEENACGHKVVTAPTNGACGVVPAVLLYCHHHIKPLETEQIVDFLLTCAAVGYLYKKNASLSGAEAGCQAEVGTASSMAAAGFAFVLGGNVRQVLSAAEIAMEHHLGLTCDPVGGLVQIPCIERNVVGTIKAISSARLALEDGYQAKVSLDDVISTMYEVGKALDSKYKETSLGGLATHVHIPKC
- a CDS encoding thioredoxin family protein, whose protein sequence is MEVLTSQNYQEKISQGAVVVDVGANWCPDCRKISPMMDALAKDYSQVKIFKVDFDQSEDLRESLGIKRIPTLIFYKDGKEVGQRLVEPDTKNIIEAEFKKLV